Within the Salinibacterium sp. TMP30 genome, the region TCATGCGCGTGATACAGCGCCGAACTGGACTGGATGCCGTGCTGGGACAGCACCCACCGTGCGATCTCCGGCTCCCGGAGGCGCCCATGATCGGTGAACGCGTTACCGCTGAAACCGGAGCCGAGAAGTTTGCTTTCGACCAGCCCGCGCAAGGATTGTTCGGTTGCTAGGCGGGCGGCATCCGTTGCAGTCACGCCACGGCTTCGAGCACGAAGCCAAGCAACCCGATCCTCGGCATGGGCGACAACCCGGTCACGGTGATTGGGCGCAACCGGCTCCCATAGATCGAGTTCCGGCTGCATAGTCACCTCACTATTCTCTCGCGTCTGCAACGGTCTTCTGCGCCCACCGCGCAGAAACTCCAATTCAGCGCTACCAAGTGCGTCGTTGGCACGCGTCACGTCATCGAATGGGTCGCGGTACTGGCAGACTAGGCGCATGCGAGCTGGACGAACCGATAATGCGTCCCCGTCGAGTCTTTATCGTCGGTGGTCAGTTGCGGCAGCGGCGACACTATTCGCGATCGTAGCGTTTATCCCTGCTGCCGGGGCCGCGGCATCCACCGGGTCGATTCCGCCAGACGTCTCTGCGTTCGCGATGGCCGACGATGGACTCATCCTTGAGCTCGAAGAGTACTTTGGTGTCGACCAGCGCGGCGACGGTCTTGATTTCTCGGAGGGCATCGAGCTTGGCGAAATTGACCGCATTTTTCTGTGGTCAGATGCATACCACTCGGGGCAATCCATTGAGACTCCCGTGCAGTATGTGAACCGCTGGAAGGTTCCTGTTCTTATTGGTGACGAGCCTGTCGGGATCGCGATGATCGGAATCGATCCGGCAACGGTCGAGCCAGAAATGATTGACTTCATCCGCAGCCCTGGCATAGCGCTCGCCCTCGATGACATCAACACCGACGCGACCCTCGTATTTGAGCCTGAGACGGGTGCATGGTTCAGTCTCAGCGACGGGTCAATCATTCCCCTCGTTCGTGGCGACAGCGGAATCGCAGAAGAGACCACCCTCGCCCAATACCAGCCCATGCTCACGACCCGCGTCGTTGACGTCGTCGAACCGACCCCCCAGCCGGACCAGGGTTCCGTGCAGTCGGTCGTGCTGATCGCTACCACCGCAGTGGTGCTGCTGCTTGCCCTCCTCGTTCCCACGATCATTGGTCAGGTGCGCGAACGACGCGCACGGCAAGCAGCGGGTGAGGGCGAGGGCGAGGGCGAAACAGCTACCGACGTTCACGACGATGTCAAGCACGACGATGTCAAGCACGACGCTGAACCCCACAACGCCGAATCCCGAGACGCTGAATCCCGCAACGCTGAACCCACAGTGACCGATGTCGCCGCTGACACCGCTGCGCCTGAAGTGCCAGCAACGCCTGACGTGGATGCGGCCGCGGTCGCTCCTGCTGAAACAACGGCCACAGAACCGGGAACAGCCGCGAAGCCTGTGGATGAGGAGAAGGTGGCGACGGCGAAGTCACCAGCCGCGAAGCCCGCTACTCCCAAGAAAGCGCCGGCAAAGAAGACGCCTGCCACGACCAAGCCTGCAACTACCAAGCCCGCGACGACCAAGCCCGCGACGACCAAGCCTGCCACGAAGAAGCCAGCGACCAGCACCTCGGCAACAAAGAAGCCAGTATCCAGCCCCTCGGCAGGGGCAAAGCCGCTGGCCAAGAAGCCCGCACCCAAGAAGCCCGCACC harbors:
- a CDS encoding YqaJ viral recombinase family protein, giving the protein MQPELDLWEPVAPNHRDRVVAHAEDRVAWLRARSRGVTATDAARLATEQSLRGLVESKLLGSGFSGNAFTDHGRLREPEIARWVLSQHGIQSSSALYHAHDQPLHLATPDGVAMVDGAVVLSEIKTTHKAWRSIPRSYLRQVWWQQYVLGADRTLVVWEQHDDFVPVHGEPKFLWVERDEDQIHALVGLADRLLDLMRAP